One Robbsia sp. KACC 23696 DNA segment encodes these proteins:
- a CDS encoding xanthine dehydrogenase family protein subunit M, translated as MRTFTFDRPVDAAAAIHAAAQSSTAQQGASVRFLAGGTTLVDLMKLDVEQPQQLVDLNRLGQSDPALTAVTQRADGALVVGAMVRNSDLANHPIVQRNYPVLSQALLSGASAQLRNMASTGGNLLQRTRCMYFRDTAMPCNKRVPGSGCAARTGANRMMAILGTSAQCIASNPSDMNVALVALGATVVIRGPHRERQVPIDEFHLLPGDTPSQETVLQPGELVTAVILPPPLTGTRSIYLKLRDRASYEFALASTAAIVSMDGERIRFARLAMGGVGTKPWHAVEAERVLNNAQANDATFAAAADAVLAHAQPQSQNGFKVEMARRCLIHALNIACGRVAGAASV; from the coding sequence ATGCGCACCTTTACTTTCGATCGCCCCGTCGACGCAGCGGCGGCGATCCACGCGGCGGCCCAGTCGTCCACGGCACAGCAAGGCGCCAGCGTGCGCTTTCTCGCCGGCGGCACGACGCTCGTCGACCTGATGAAGCTCGATGTCGAGCAACCGCAGCAATTGGTCGACCTGAACCGGCTCGGCCAATCCGATCCCGCCCTGACGGCAGTCACGCAGCGTGCCGACGGCGCACTGGTCGTCGGCGCGATGGTCCGCAATTCGGATCTTGCCAATCACCCCATCGTCCAGCGTAACTATCCGGTGCTGTCGCAGGCACTGCTCTCCGGCGCGTCGGCGCAGTTGCGCAATATGGCGAGCACCGGCGGCAATCTGCTGCAACGCACGCGCTGCATGTATTTTCGAGATACGGCAATGCCGTGCAATAAGCGCGTGCCCGGCAGCGGCTGCGCGGCGCGCACCGGGGCAAACCGGATGATGGCGATTCTTGGCACCAGCGCGCAATGCATCGCGAGCAACCCGTCCGATATGAATGTCGCGCTGGTGGCCCTGGGCGCGACTGTCGTCATCCGCGGTCCGCACCGGGAGCGCCAGGTACCGATCGACGAATTCCATCTGCTGCCCGGCGATACGCCGTCGCAGGAAACGGTGCTACAACCGGGCGAACTGGTGACGGCCGTCATTCTGCCGCCGCCGTTGACGGGCACCCGATCGATTTATCTGAAACTGCGCGACCGGGCATCGTACGAATTCGCGCTGGCATCCACGGCCGCGATCGTGTCGATGGACGGCGAGCGGATTCGCTTCGCCCGGCTGGCCATGGGCGGCGTCGGCACGAAGCCGTGGCATGCAGTGGAAGCGGAGCGCGTGCTGAACAACGCGCAGGCGAACGACGCGACGTTTGCGGCGGCGGCCGATGCGGTGCTCGCGCATGCGCAACCGCAGTCGCAGAACGGCTTCAAGGTGGAAATGGCCCGGCGCTGTCTGATCCATGCGCTGAACATCGCCTGCGGACGCGTCGCCGGCGCGGCCAGCGTCTGA
- a CDS encoding substrate-binding domain-containing protein: protein MPYLPISRVTYTARAASIAAAFALFTSIAHADGNPAAAPVGTIDITGSQPPATVAAVASGTAASSPAAAGAPATPDAGTDHEHGSGGARNATGPRLRVVVPTAYAYAIRDVARTFTAHTGLPVTVHVTTAGNAPASVREGSSEPADAGQAGSASHGPHASQTHAFDIVIATEADIAQMLGQGLIAPHSGTALPKVGIGLAVPKGQAIPDIRTIAALRRTLLAAHTVVFEDPAMGGPSGANVVKLFDRLGVADRMKSRSKMVPADDIRHALTHAHADLVIEEARLLRDAPGVQYVGELPAGVQYFTRYAGAVTARSTHPTESRALLSFIAAGLSPQLQRSP from the coding sequence ATGCCCTATTTGCCGATTTCCAGAGTCACCTACACCGCGCGCGCCGCGTCTATCGCCGCGGCCTTCGCGCTGTTCACCAGCATCGCCCATGCCGATGGCAATCCTGCCGCCGCGCCGGTCGGCACGATCGACATAACCGGCAGCCAGCCACCGGCGACCGTTGCCGCAGTAGCGTCCGGTACGGCAGCATCGTCACCGGCGGCGGCCGGAGCGCCTGCCACGCCGGATGCGGGCACCGATCACGAACACGGCAGCGGCGGCGCACGCAACGCTACCGGGCCCCGATTGCGCGTGGTCGTACCGACCGCTTACGCTTATGCGATACGCGATGTCGCGCGGACCTTTACGGCGCACACCGGCTTGCCGGTCACCGTGCATGTCACGACGGCCGGCAACGCGCCCGCCAGCGTGCGCGAGGGATCGAGCGAGCCGGCCGATGCAGGACAGGCGGGGAGTGCATCGCACGGCCCACATGCATCGCAGACGCACGCTTTCGATATCGTCATCGCCACCGAGGCCGACATCGCGCAGATGCTCGGCCAGGGCCTGATCGCACCGCACAGCGGCACCGCGCTGCCGAAGGTCGGCATCGGCCTGGCCGTGCCGAAGGGCCAGGCGATTCCCGATATCCGCACGATCGCCGCGCTCCGTCGCACCTTGCTCGCCGCCCACACGGTGGTCTTCGAAGACCCGGCAATGGGCGGCCCGAGCGGCGCCAACGTCGTCAAGCTGTTCGATCGACTTGGCGTGGCGGACCGGATGAAGTCACGCTCGAAGATGGTGCCCGCCGACGATATCCGACACGCGCTGACGCATGCGCATGCGGACCTCGTCATCGAGGAAGCACGCTTGTTGCGCGACGCGCCGGGCGTGCAATACGTCGGCGAATTGCCGGCCGGCGTGCAATATTTCACACGCTATGCCGGCGCGGTCACCGCGCGATCGACGCACCCCACCGAGTCGCGCGCCTTGCTGTCCTTCATCGCCGCCGGCCTGTCGCCGCAATTGCAGCGTAGCCCGTAA
- a CDS encoding FAD-dependent oxidoreductase, which yields MPQRDQSIAVVGAGIVGVCAAYHLQQAGYRVTLIDRDGVAAGASHGNAGCINPSSIIPVAMPGVLKKMPGWLMDPDGPLVLRPRYLPTMLPWLMRFLAASDATRVAAQVKTLRTLAGSALRESTALADAVGAGHLLRSVGHLTAYSTQAAYDGDSGSMQRRAAEGIVVEDVDRDALRAREPHLADTFLRARYIGETGHVIDPAAYAKHIADHVRAHGGTILRANVTGIATRDGRAIGVQTDTGLIATDADAIVVAAGAWSGALARGVGDKVLLDTERGYHIEIPHTLALPDSLAAVGPRIPTLWAEAKIFATPMAGRVRAAGTVELAGMSAPANWRRTDLLARQLARMYPALAPAIATIDTWQDSHRDGAPPGTASVGMASGHADARAAASTSAANAVASETPRRWLGFRPSTPDSLPVIDRSPRVSNLIYAFGHGHIGLTCAPATGRLVAALITGETPTIDLRPFAITRFQ from the coding sequence ATGCCTCAGAGAGATCAATCGATCGCCGTCGTCGGCGCTGGCATCGTCGGCGTTTGCGCCGCCTATCACCTGCAGCAGGCAGGCTATCGCGTCACGTTGATCGATCGCGACGGCGTGGCCGCGGGCGCCAGCCATGGCAATGCCGGTTGCATCAATCCCTCGTCGATCATTCCCGTCGCCATGCCGGGCGTGCTGAAGAAAATGCCGGGCTGGCTGATGGATCCGGACGGTCCCCTGGTGCTGCGCCCACGCTATCTTCCGACGATGCTCCCGTGGTTGATGCGCTTCCTGGCCGCGTCCGATGCGACGCGCGTGGCCGCGCAGGTCAAGACGTTGCGGACGCTCGCCGGCAGCGCGCTGCGAGAGAGCACGGCATTGGCCGACGCGGTGGGTGCCGGACATCTGCTACGCTCGGTCGGCCATCTGACCGCCTACAGCACGCAGGCCGCGTATGACGGTGACAGCGGATCGATGCAGCGACGCGCCGCCGAAGGCATCGTCGTCGAGGATGTCGATCGGGACGCGCTTCGCGCCCGCGAACCGCATCTGGCCGATACGTTCCTGCGGGCCCGCTATATCGGCGAAACCGGCCACGTGATCGATCCGGCTGCCTACGCGAAACACATCGCCGATCATGTGCGCGCGCATGGCGGCACGATACTGCGCGCCAATGTGACCGGTATCGCCACGCGCGACGGACGCGCGATCGGCGTACAGACCGATACCGGCCTGATCGCCACCGATGCCGATGCGATCGTCGTGGCGGCGGGTGCCTGGTCTGGCGCGCTCGCCCGGGGCGTCGGCGACAAGGTCCTGCTGGACACCGAGCGCGGCTACCATATCGAGATTCCGCATACCCTCGCACTTCCGGATAGCCTCGCAGCGGTCGGTCCGCGGATTCCCACGCTCTGGGCCGAAGCGAAGATCTTCGCCACGCCGATGGCGGGCCGGGTCCGCGCGGCGGGGACGGTCGAGCTGGCCGGGATGAGCGCGCCGGCAAATTGGCGCCGTACCGATCTGCTCGCGCGGCAATTGGCGCGGATGTATCCGGCGCTCGCGCCGGCCATCGCGACAATCGACACCTGGCAAGACAGCCATCGGGACGGTGCGCCACCGGGGACGGCATCGGTCGGAATGGCGTCGGGCCATGCCGATGCCCGCGCAGCCGCATCGACGTCCGCTGCTAACGCGGTGGCGTCCGAGACGCCGAGACGTTGGCTCGGCTTCCGACCCAGCACGCCCGACTCGCTGCCGGTGATCGACCGTTCGCCCCGCGTGTCCAACCTGATCTATGCGTTCGGCCATGGCCATATCGGCCTGACCTGCGCGCCGGCGACCGGCCGTCTGGTGGCTGCGCTGATCACGGGCGAGACGCCGACGATCGATCTGCGGCCGTTCGCGATCACCCGGTTTCAATGA
- a CDS encoding 2Fe-2S iron-sulfur cluster-binding protein — protein sequence MATHTQAAAPIGSGAVPVRFTLNGKDTQLQLDPRTTLLDCVRESLSLTGTKKGCDHGQCGACTIHVNGRRVNACLSLAVAHDGDTITTIEGLGEPGKLHPMQQAFIDHDGYQCGYCTSGQIMSGAALLQEPCGNSDAAVREAISGNLCRCGAYKNIVSAVQSVRFMRKT from the coding sequence ATTGCCACGCACACGCAGGCGGCCGCGCCGATCGGCAGCGGCGCCGTTCCGGTGCGCTTCACGTTGAACGGCAAGGACACGCAGTTGCAATTGGATCCGCGGACGACCTTGCTCGATTGCGTACGCGAATCGCTGTCCTTGACCGGCACGAAGAAAGGCTGCGACCACGGTCAGTGCGGCGCCTGCACGATCCATGTGAACGGCCGACGGGTCAACGCCTGCCTGAGCCTCGCTGTGGCGCATGACGGCGACACGATCACGACGATCGAAGGGCTGGGCGAACCCGGAAAGCTGCATCCGATGCAGCAGGCTTTCATCGACCACGACGGTTATCAATGCGGCTATTGCACGTCGGGACAGATCATGTCCGGCGCCGCATTGCTGCAGGAGCCTTGCGGCAACAGCGATGCCGCAGTGCGGGAAGCGATAAGCGGCAATCTTTGCCGCTGCGGCGCGTACAAGAACATCGTCTCGGCCGTGCAATCCGTGCGCTTCATGCGCAAGACCTGA
- a CDS encoding serine hydrolase, with amino-acid sequence MTGLAAPSALLLSLSLCLSIAAMVWPHVTFAQDARTAHRSPHRAAAPAVKSRPHAQKPPRSPHGRTTHHRTHVAAPKPTLKATAKPKAKQTLKPRHHPRTTPAHTRIAKRPSKAQRATRHAKVQVPRVSPSAATAAALMGATAEARGPIQTRVAPSGSLASRLAPSGPTLLARCGYTPHARHALRTRAIYVRDARSGKVLLTKDATRVRPIASLSKMMTAVVARDSHRPLSDKLTVTAADKDYIKFTHSRLKVGSTLSRADMFHIALMSSENRAAAALSRDYPGGRPAFMQAMNAKARALGMRRTHFDNPTGLSPHNVSTAEDLAKLVDHAALDPLLRRFSTDKWDIVHPGHGELVYVNSNRLVRLSHWPVALQKTGFINEAGHSMMMRLDVHGHPITMVLLGSPTPQGDVDDAIKIRHWLDCSLQS; translated from the coding sequence TTGACCGGCCTAGCCGCCCCCTCCGCCCTTTTACTGTCTCTCTCCCTCTGCTTGTCGATTGCCGCGATGGTCTGGCCGCATGTGACCTTCGCGCAGGATGCCCGCACGGCGCACCGCTCCCCACACCGTGCGGCAGCACCGGCCGTCAAGAGTCGTCCGCATGCGCAGAAGCCGCCCCGTTCGCCGCATGGTCGCACCACGCACCATCGGACCCATGTCGCGGCGCCGAAGCCCACGCTCAAGGCAACGGCAAAGCCGAAAGCAAAACAGACGCTCAAACCCCGACATCATCCACGGACGACGCCGGCACACACCCGTATCGCAAAGCGGCCGAGCAAAGCGCAAAGGGCGACGCGCCATGCGAAAGTACAGGTGCCGCGCGTGTCCCCGAGTGCCGCCACGGCGGCCGCGTTGATGGGCGCCACGGCGGAAGCACGCGGGCCGATTCAGACGCGCGTCGCGCCGAGCGGATCGCTTGCATCGCGCCTGGCGCCAAGCGGACCGACGCTGTTGGCGCGCTGCGGTTATACGCCCCATGCGCGCCACGCGCTGCGGACCCGCGCCATCTATGTGCGGGACGCGCGCTCCGGCAAGGTCCTGTTGACGAAGGACGCCACGCGCGTGCGCCCGATCGCTTCCTTGTCGAAGATGATGACGGCGGTGGTGGCACGCGATAGCCATCGCCCGTTGTCCGACAAACTCACCGTCACCGCCGCCGACAAGGATTACATCAAGTTCACGCACTCGCGCTTGAAAGTGGGATCGACGCTGTCGCGCGCCGATATGTTCCATATCGCGCTGATGTCGTCGGAGAATCGCGCCGCGGCGGCCTTGAGCCGCGACTATCCCGGCGGACGCCCGGCCTTCATGCAGGCGATGAATGCGAAGGCGCGGGCACTCGGTATGCGACGCACGCACTTCGACAACCCGACCGGTCTCTCGCCGCACAACGTGTCGACGGCCGAAGATCTGGCGAAGCTCGTGGACCACGCGGCATTGGATCCGCTACTGCGTCGCTTCAGCACCGATAAGTGGGACATCGTTCATCCGGGCCATGGTGAGCTGGTCTATGTGAATTCCAATCGCCTGGTACGGCTGAGCCATTGGCCCGTGGCCTTGCAGAAAACCGGATTCATCAACGAAGCCGGTCACTCGATGATGATGCGGCTCGATGTACACGGCCATCCGATCACGATGGTCCTGCTAGGCTCGCCGACGCCGCAAGGCGATGTCGATGACGCGATCAAGATCCGCCATTGGCTCGACTGCTCGTTGCAGTCGTGA
- the proC gene encoding pyrroline-5-carboxylate reductase has product MNIVFIGGGNMASAMIGGLIKQGHAADSIHVVGRNDEGRAKLAATFGTPVSKAVTDQAAIDAIGAADVVVLAVKPQMLEALAAELAGLLKHALVLSIAAGVTVASLQKWLGGYANILRVMPNTPSLIGKGMTGGYLPAGVADASRDAAQTVLEAAGQVVWFDNEDALDTVTALSGSGPAYVFYFMEAMQQKAIELGLPPEAAHQMVRATFVGAAEMASQSPLELEQLRKNVTSKGGTTAAAIAALDAGDCFETVKAAVGAAHARSVAMRGG; this is encoded by the coding sequence ATGAACATCGTTTTTATCGGCGGCGGCAATATGGCCAGCGCGATGATCGGCGGCTTGATCAAGCAGGGTCATGCGGCGGACAGCATCCATGTCGTCGGTCGTAACGACGAAGGGCGCGCGAAGCTCGCCGCCACATTCGGCACGCCGGTCAGCAAGGCGGTGACGGACCAGGCCGCCATCGACGCGATCGGTGCCGCCGATGTCGTGGTGCTGGCGGTCAAGCCGCAAATGCTGGAAGCGCTGGCCGCGGAATTGGCCGGCTTGCTGAAGCATGCGCTCGTGCTGAGCATCGCCGCGGGCGTGACGGTGGCGTCGCTGCAGAAATGGCTGGGCGGCTATGCCAACATCCTGCGCGTGATGCCGAACACGCCGTCGTTGATCGGCAAGGGGATGACGGGCGGCTATCTGCCGGCCGGCGTCGCCGATGCCAGCCGCGACGCGGCGCAAACCGTGCTCGAGGCGGCGGGTCAGGTGGTCTGGTTCGACAATGAAGATGCGCTGGACACGGTCACGGCCTTGTCCGGCAGCGGCCCGGCCTATGTCTTCTATTTCATGGAAGCGATGCAGCAGAAGGCGATCGAACTGGGATTGCCGCCCGAGGCGGCTCATCAGATGGTGCGCGCGACGTTCGTCGGCGCCGCCGAGATGGCGAGCCAATCACCGCTGGAACTCGAACAGTTGCGTAAGAACGTGACGTCGAAGGGCGGCACGACGGCCGCCGCGATCGCCGCGCTGGATGCCGGTGATTGTTTCGAGACCGTCAAGGCCGCCGTGGGCGCGGCGCATGCGCGCTCGGTGGCGATGCGCGGCGGCTGA
- a CDS encoding xanthine dehydrogenase family protein molybdopterin-binding subunit produces the protein MRDSYRDMTMAVGSAITRVDGPLKCSGRAHYTSDRRLDGMLIAVPVSATIAKGELTALDTRAAAAMPGVRAILTHENIGGFNRVDKKSGIKIDESRPPLDDTTIRYYGQYIALVVADTFEEASAAVSAVQATYRSAGQPNVATHMTPDEKPEVGSERGDAEGAFQSADVKIDHTYTTPIETHNPIELHASVAVFDGSHYTLYESTQAIVNHQGAMAQILGVPKDHVRIVTEYLGGGFGGKLWPWTHTVLAAGAARQLRRPIKLVVTRKMMFETVGHRPNTQQRLRLGANRDGRLTALLQDFVCHAPALDKRAENCGEATPYLYSTANLRVTGGTSRRDIAPDTSMRGPGAVPGLFAVESAMDELALALNMDPVALRLKNEPTQDESLGVPFSSRHLVECLQRGADKFGWEKRDPAIGAMRAPATPNPITGVAGDEILGWGMASASWMAKRVPAQAAVAFRDDGTLRVSSGTQDIGTGTYTVLAQMAAQQAGVSLSQVVVAIGDTQLPSGPMSGGSMATASLVPAVSQAARDAIGKLLQAATRAEGTPFAGKAASDLGFGEGRVHLNGQPAAAGVPFAQVLRAARLDGVQGEGKSGASGSDPNAKQISIHSYGAHFVEVGWQPEIARLRVRRVVTVIDGGKVINPKTGANQIEGAIMMGVGMAMFERTEYDERSGAPINSNLADYIVASNADTPDIDVTFLDHPDTALNELGARGIGEIGLAGFAAAVTAAVHHATGVRVRDLPVHVETLLGSTVKA, from the coding sequence GTGAGAGATTCCTATCGCGACATGACCATGGCCGTCGGCAGCGCGATCACGCGCGTGGATGGCCCCTTGAAATGCAGTGGCCGGGCCCACTACACCTCGGATCGCCGGCTCGACGGCATGCTGATCGCCGTGCCCGTCTCCGCGACGATCGCCAAGGGCGAGTTGACCGCGCTTGATACGCGCGCGGCGGCGGCCATGCCCGGCGTGCGAGCGATTCTGACACACGAGAACATCGGCGGCTTCAACCGCGTCGACAAGAAAAGCGGCATCAAGATCGACGAGTCGCGCCCGCCGCTCGACGACACGACGATCCGCTACTACGGGCAATACATCGCATTGGTCGTGGCCGATACGTTCGAAGAAGCGAGCGCCGCCGTATCGGCCGTGCAGGCAACGTATCGCAGCGCCGGGCAGCCGAATGTCGCCACGCACATGACGCCCGACGAGAAACCGGAAGTCGGCAGCGAACGGGGCGATGCGGAAGGCGCCTTCCAAAGCGCCGACGTGAAGATCGACCACACCTATACGACGCCGATCGAAACGCATAATCCGATCGAGCTGCACGCCAGCGTTGCCGTCTTCGACGGTAGCCATTACACGCTGTACGAGTCGACGCAGGCGATCGTCAATCATCAGGGCGCGATGGCGCAGATCCTGGGCGTGCCGAAAGACCACGTCCGTATCGTCACCGAATATCTCGGCGGCGGTTTCGGCGGCAAGCTCTGGCCGTGGACGCATACGGTGCTGGCGGCCGGAGCGGCGCGCCAATTGCGCCGTCCGATCAAGCTCGTCGTCACGCGCAAGATGATGTTCGAAACGGTCGGCCATCGTCCCAATACGCAGCAACGCTTGCGACTGGGCGCAAACCGCGATGGCCGCCTGACCGCGCTGCTGCAGGACTTCGTCTGTCATGCGCCAGCGCTCGACAAGCGCGCCGAGAATTGCGGCGAAGCCACGCCCTATCTCTACTCCACCGCCAATCTGCGCGTAACCGGCGGCACGAGCCGCCGCGACATCGCACCGGACACGTCGATGCGCGGCCCCGGCGCGGTGCCCGGCCTGTTTGCCGTCGAATCGGCGATGGACGAATTGGCGCTGGCCTTGAACATGGACCCGGTCGCGCTGCGGCTGAAGAATGAACCGACCCAGGACGAAAGCCTCGGCGTCCCCTTCTCGTCGCGGCATCTGGTCGAATGCCTGCAGCGGGGGGCCGACAAGTTCGGCTGGGAGAAACGCGATCCGGCCATCGGGGCGATGCGCGCGCCGGCCACCCCGAATCCGATCACCGGCGTCGCCGGCGATGAGATCCTGGGATGGGGCATGGCATCGGCGTCCTGGATGGCGAAGCGCGTGCCGGCGCAGGCGGCCGTGGCGTTCCGCGACGACGGCACCTTGCGCGTCTCCAGCGGCACGCAGGATATCGGCACCGGCACCTATACGGTATTGGCACAGATGGCCGCCCAGCAGGCCGGCGTGTCGCTCTCGCAGGTCGTGGTCGCCATCGGCGATACGCAGTTGCCGTCGGGACCGATGTCGGGCGGATCGATGGCGACCGCCTCGCTGGTGCCGGCGGTGTCGCAAGCCGCGCGCGACGCGATCGGCAAGCTGCTGCAAGCGGCAACTCGAGCCGAAGGGACGCCGTTCGCCGGCAAGGCGGCCAGCGATCTCGGTTTCGGCGAAGGGCGCGTGCATCTGAACGGCCAACCGGCCGCGGCCGGCGTCCCGTTTGCACAAGTGCTGCGCGCGGCGCGCTTGGACGGCGTCCAAGGCGAAGGCAAGTCGGGCGCCAGCGGCAGCGATCCGAATGCCAAACAGATCTCGATCCACTCCTACGGCGCGCACTTCGTCGAGGTGGGTTGGCAACCGGAGATCGCGCGGCTGCGCGTGCGACGCGTGGTCACCGTGATCGACGGCGGCAAGGTGATCAATCCGAAGACCGGTGCAAACCAGATCGAAGGCGCGATCATGATGGGCGTGGGCATGGCGATGTTCGAACGCACCGAATACGACGAACGGAGCGGCGCGCCGATCAACAGCAATCTGGCCGACTACATCGTCGCCAGCAATGCCGATACGCCCGATATCGATGTGACCTTTCTCGACCATCCCGACACGGCCCTGAACGAACTCGGCGCGCGCGGTATCGGCGAAATCGGTCTGGCCGGCTTCGCGGCCGCGGTGACCGCTGCCGTGCATCACGCCACCGGCGTGCGAGTGCGCGACCTGCCGGTGCATGTGGAGACCTTGCTGGGATCGACTGTGAAAGCGTGA
- a CDS encoding tetratricopeptide repeat protein, which translates to MSSSPSRPVSPLSNAADAPPAAVDTAADAAAIAAAIRRAEIDAQAGRLDDAQDGLMAVLAQAREHLDALAGLAYLAMRRDAYADASAWFDRALATEARGVEQSPAAASTQARIGLLRDAALTHQRAGDLVRSRTLLTQLAALLPSPENLLALAMGHIALQEYDAAQPLLERAIHAQPMAWELHYNLGRLLGMRGRYDEEIAAYRHALRIAPNAVPPEVNLGVALRDLHRFDEAMQSFKRAVQRDASSAEARTNRAQTNLMRGEFEHGWREYEWRWRDGPPTRPAFADDRNQWDGKSSLADKTILLFAEQGFGDTMQFARLALTVAARQPGRLVLRVQAALVTLFEASPAFIDAGIVILSDAAPLPDFDVQAALMSLPHLLNLRLLAIPTPIPYLFAPGASTHDHHPTLAGHANDHAASAHAAATAARAPARRRIGLVWRGNPQHVNDHNRSIALAQWESLLRETQTDIEWLALHDRVPDTETVLLQQWDRDGLIRDSRPMLKTFADTAREVATLDLVISVDSAVAHLAGAMGKTAWIVLPFTPDFRWLLTRTDTPWYPSARLFRQTVRGEWSDVFDAIKMALATV; encoded by the coding sequence GTGTCCTCTTCTCCGTCTCGCCCCGTATCGCCCCTCAGCAACGCTGCCGACGCGCCGCCGGCGGCGGTTGATACGGCGGCCGATGCTGCGGCGATCGCCGCCGCCATCCGGCGCGCCGAGATCGACGCACAGGCCGGCCGGCTGGACGACGCGCAAGACGGTTTGATGGCCGTGCTCGCGCAGGCCCGGGAACACCTCGACGCGCTGGCCGGCCTCGCCTATCTGGCGATGCGGCGTGACGCCTACGCGGATGCGTCCGCCTGGTTCGATCGCGCGCTCGCGACCGAGGCGCGAGGTGTTGAACAATCGCCCGCCGCCGCCAGCACGCAGGCACGCATCGGCCTGCTGCGCGACGCGGCACTGACGCATCAACGCGCCGGCGATCTCGTGCGCAGTCGTACCTTACTCACGCAGCTGGCGGCGCTGCTGCCGTCCCCGGAAAACCTGCTGGCCTTGGCCATGGGCCATATCGCCCTGCAGGAATACGATGCCGCTCAGCCTTTGCTGGAACGCGCGATCCACGCGCAACCGATGGCCTGGGAGCTGCACTACAACCTTGGCCGATTGCTGGGCATGCGTGGCCGATACGACGAAGAGATCGCGGCGTATCGGCACGCGCTGCGGATCGCGCCGAACGCGGTCCCCCCCGAGGTGAATCTGGGCGTCGCGCTGCGCGATCTGCATCGCTTCGACGAGGCGATGCAATCGTTCAAGCGCGCCGTGCAACGCGATGCCTCGAGTGCCGAAGCCCGCACCAACCGCGCGCAGACTAATCTGATGCGGGGCGAATTCGAGCACGGCTGGCGCGAATACGAATGGCGCTGGCGCGACGGCCCGCCGACGCGGCCGGCTTTCGCCGACGATCGCAATCAATGGGATGGCAAGTCCTCGCTCGCGGACAAGACGATACTGCTGTTCGCCGAGCAAGGCTTCGGCGACACGATGCAATTCGCGCGGCTTGCACTGACGGTGGCCGCACGACAGCCAGGCCGCCTCGTCCTGCGCGTACAGGCGGCGCTGGTGACGTTGTTTGAGGCCTCGCCGGCGTTCATCGATGCCGGCATCGTCATCCTGTCCGACGCGGCCCCGCTGCCCGACTTCGATGTTCAAGCCGCGCTGATGAGCCTTCCGCATCTGCTGAACCTAAGGCTGCTGGCGATACCGACGCCGATCCCTTATCTGTTCGCGCCGGGCGCATCCACACACGATCATCATCCCACGCTTGCCGGACACGCGAACGATCACGCCGCGTCAGCGCATGCCGCCGCCACGGCGGCGCGAGCGCCCGCGCGACGACGCATCGGCCTGGTGTGGCGCGGCAACCCGCAACACGTCAACGATCACAATCGCTCGATCGCGCTGGCGCAATGGGAATCGCTGCTGCGCGAGACGCAGACGGACATCGAATGGCTGGCCTTGCACGATCGCGTGCCCGATACCGAAACCGTGCTGTTGCAGCAGTGGGATAGGGACGGATTGATCCGCGACAGCCGGCCGATGCTGAAGACGTTCGCCGATACGGCGCGCGAGGTGGCAACGCTGGATCTGGTCATCAGCGTCGATAGCGCGGTCGCGCATCTGGCCGGTGCGATGGGCAAGACGGCGTGGATCGTCTTGCCGTTCACGCCGGATTTCCGTTGGCTGCTCACGCGCACCGATACGCCGTGGTATCCGTCCGCGCGGCTGTTCCGCCAGACGGTGCGCGGCGAATGGTCCGACGTGTTCGACGCGATAAAGATGGCGTTGGCGACGGTATAA